A window of Synechococcus sp. MEDNS5 contains these coding sequences:
- a CDS encoding RpoD/SigA family RNA polymerase sigma factor translates to MPSAAAGVSETQRRRSSDPISWYLATIGRIPLLTPAEEIELGNQVQQLMQLTEDGSIAADSDQFDGKQRRLIRVGQRAKQRMMKANLRLVVSVAKKYQGKGLELLDLIQEGSLGLERAVEKFDPTRGYKFSTYAFWWIRQSMTRAIACQSRTIRLPVHLSERLTTIRKVSLDLAHKLGAMPSRLEIAEAMDLPVEELDSLLRQALTTSSLDAPVNGEEGRSFLGDLIADSSLEEPLDRVEQRMHHEQLGRWMSHLSDQEQHVLTLRFGLNGNERHTLAEIGRLLDVSRERVRQVELKALRKLRNLTRRVAPTF, encoded by the coding sequence ATGCCTTCAGCCGCAGCCGGGGTTTCTGAAACCCAAAGACGACGAAGCAGTGATCCAATCAGTTGGTATCTCGCAACGATCGGAAGAATTCCTTTGCTGACTCCCGCTGAGGAAATTGAGCTTGGTAATCAAGTGCAGCAGCTGATGCAGCTCACTGAAGATGGTTCGATTGCAGCAGATAGCGATCAATTTGATGGCAAGCAGCGTCGTTTGATTCGAGTGGGTCAGCGTGCCAAGCAACGGATGATGAAAGCCAACCTTCGCTTGGTCGTTAGCGTTGCGAAGAAATACCAGGGCAAGGGTCTCGAGCTTCTCGATTTGATACAAGAAGGGTCTCTTGGCCTCGAGCGGGCCGTCGAGAAATTTGACCCCACCCGTGGTTACAAATTCTCCACCTATGCCTTCTGGTGGATTCGCCAGAGCATGACCCGGGCGATTGCTTGTCAGTCGCGCACGATCCGTTTGCCGGTCCACCTCAGCGAACGTCTCACCACCATCCGCAAGGTGAGTTTGGATCTGGCTCACAAGCTGGGAGCCATGCCAAGCCGCCTCGAGATTGCCGAGGCGATGGATCTGCCGGTTGAGGAGCTTGACTCCCTGCTCAGGCAGGCGCTCACCACCAGCAGCCTGGATGCACCCGTGAACGGAGAGGAAGGGCGCAGTTTCCTTGGAGATTTGATTGCTGATTCGTCCCTTGAGGAGCCTCTCGACAGGGTGGAGCAGCGGATGCATCACGAGCAGCTCGGTCGCTGGATGAGTCACCTCAGTGATCAGGAGCAGCACGTGCTCACGTTGCGTTTCGGCTTGAATGGCAACGAACGCCATACGTTGGCGGAAATCGGTCGGCTCCTCGACGTGTCACGCGAGCGGGTCCGTCAGGTGGAGCTCAAGGCCCTGCGCAAGCTCCGCAATCTCACCCGTCGGGTGGCTCCCACGTTCTGA
- a CDS encoding histone deacetylase, translating to MKPPLVYHEAYSAPLPSSHRFPMAKFRGLERCLFDCGLAHSSQMHRPLPVPRRWLELVHQRSYHEAFARDRLDRQAQRRIGLPATTPLVQRTWLAVGGTVLTARLALRHGLACHLAGGTHHAFPDFGSGFCIFNDLAVCSRVLIEQEGLQRVLVVDLDVHQGDATALIFRGDERVFTFSAHAASNFPSRKQVSDLDLPLGDGLEDRAYLETIGDNLPGVLDRLRPQLVLYNAGVDPHRDDRLGRLALTDLGLLQRDHLVLDACLRRSIPVATVIGGGYDAMIPLVKRHALVFRAAADQARLHGL from the coding sequence TTGAAGCCACCGCTTGTCTATCACGAGGCCTACAGCGCACCCCTTCCCAGTAGCCATCGCTTCCCGATGGCGAAGTTCCGGGGACTCGAGCGCTGCCTCTTCGACTGTGGACTGGCGCACTCCAGCCAGATGCATCGCCCCCTGCCTGTGCCGCGACGCTGGCTTGAGCTTGTGCATCAGAGGTCGTACCACGAAGCCTTCGCCAGAGACCGCCTGGATCGGCAGGCGCAGCGCCGAATTGGTTTGCCCGCCACAACGCCTCTGGTTCAACGCACCTGGCTCGCTGTCGGTGGAACTGTGCTCACGGCCAGGCTTGCCTTGCGCCATGGCTTGGCCTGTCACCTCGCTGGAGGCACCCACCATGCCTTTCCCGATTTCGGCAGCGGATTTTGCATCTTTAATGATCTTGCTGTCTGTTCGCGGGTTCTGATCGAGCAGGAAGGCCTCCAGCGCGTGCTTGTTGTTGATCTGGATGTGCATCAAGGGGATGCCACCGCCCTGATCTTCAGAGGCGATGAACGCGTGTTCACCTTTTCAGCGCATGCCGCGTCAAACTTCCCCTCCCGCAAGCAGGTCAGCGATCTTGATCTGCCATTAGGCGATGGACTGGAAGACAGGGCCTACCTGGAAACCATCGGCGACAACCTTCCCGGTGTTCTGGATCGTCTGCGTCCTCAGTTGGTTCTCTACAACGCGGGAGTCGATCCCCACCGGGATGATCGGCTTGGACGTCTCGCCCTCACGGATCTAGGGCTGCTCCAGCGCGATCATTTGGTGCTCGATGCCTGCCTGCGCCGCAGCATTCCAGTGGCCACCGTCATCGGTGGGGGTTACGACGCCATGATCCCCCTTGTGAAACGGCATGCCTTGGTCTTCCGCGCTGCTGCGGATCAGGCGCGGTTGCACGGGTTGTGA
- a CDS encoding superoxide dismutase, with amino-acid sequence MAHTLPALPYALDALEPHISRSTLEFHHGKHHNGYVTNLNKAIEGSDLDGKSLEEVIAAVSGDSSKAGVFNNAAQVWNHSFYWQCMKPGGGGQPSGALLDKINADFGSYDAFVEQFKAAGATQFGSGWAWLIIENGTLKITKTANADLPLAHGQKALLTMDVWEHAYYLDYQNRRPDYISTYLDKLVNWDFVAANLAAA; translated from the coding sequence ATGGCCCATACCCTTCCTGCGCTGCCCTACGCCCTCGATGCACTGGAGCCCCACATTTCCCGCTCCACGCTCGAGTTTCACCACGGCAAGCACCACAACGGCTACGTCACCAACCTGAACAAGGCGATCGAGGGCTCGGATCTCGATGGCAAAAGCCTGGAAGAGGTGATTGCTGCTGTTTCCGGTGATTCCAGCAAGGCCGGCGTGTTCAACAACGCAGCTCAGGTCTGGAACCACAGCTTCTATTGGCAGTGCATGAAGCCCGGTGGTGGTGGACAGCCCAGTGGAGCCCTTCTGGACAAGATCAATGCCGACTTCGGCAGCTACGACGCCTTTGTGGAGCAGTTCAAGGCTGCAGGCGCCACCCAGTTCGGCAGCGGCTGGGCCTGGCTGATCATCGAGAACGGCACTCTGAAGATCACCAAAACCGCCAACGCTGATCTCCCCCTCGCCCACGGTCAGAAGGCTCTTCTCACCATGGACGTATGGGAGCACGCCTATTACCTCGACTATCAGAACCGCCGCCCTGATTACATCAGCACCTACCTCGACAAGCTGGTGAATTGGGACTTCGTGGCCGCCAACCTGGCAGCTGCCTGA
- a CDS encoding apolipoprotein N-acyltransferase produces MGNDRSQILLRALLGGLLAGTGLSLSGVWWMLPALALLWSVAMNPLAAALWGALAVAISHRWLLALHPLTWLGVPELLSLPLAAAVWLGCVLAAALLLSGWSGLVRLLPGRGGALQALVLSLIWGLGETLLSRSPLFWIGVGGSVFPADPALGGLARWCGAGGLAALQLLLGWWLWTLLASADRGRMRLRLLGIGAVGLALLHALGVAALVGIDRPDVSRDPLNLALWQPAIPTREKFSAERQSQFPRLLRAALTRAEAEGADLLIAPEGTLPLDRGNLLVEPVPLISGGFRWVAGRQRSALLLLQGDDATPGAVIDKHRLVPLGEWTPALPGLAGLSAVGGLESGGASRLWRWGGPPAQVAICYEISNGTALARAAARGGQWILTAANLDPYPLLLQQQFLALAQLRSVETARPLVSAANTGPTAAINAKGQVTSRLPAMRPGLLTVQVQPSNVLTPYARLRDWPLAGLLLIAAATLLRPRSGSVLPQEQRHRRRTPPPAQE; encoded by the coding sequence ATGGGCAATGACCGATCCCAGATCCTGCTCCGGGCTCTGCTGGGAGGTTTGCTGGCGGGCACCGGTCTCAGCCTGTCGGGGGTTTGGTGGATGTTGCCCGCGCTGGCTTTGCTGTGGTCTGTGGCGATGAACCCTCTGGCCGCAGCACTCTGGGGGGCGCTTGCCGTGGCGATCAGCCATCGCTGGCTGCTGGCCCTGCACCCACTCACCTGGTTAGGGGTGCCAGAGCTCCTAAGTCTTCCCTTGGCTGCTGCGGTTTGGCTGGGCTGTGTGCTGGCCGCGGCGTTGTTGTTAAGCGGCTGGAGTGGGTTGGTTCGGTTGCTGCCAGGGCGGGGTGGCGCGTTGCAGGCGCTTGTTCTGTCCTTGATCTGGGGCCTTGGAGAAACCCTGCTCTCTCGAAGCCCACTGTTCTGGATCGGTGTGGGAGGGAGCGTCTTTCCTGCTGATCCTGCTCTGGGCGGATTGGCACGCTGGTGTGGCGCCGGAGGTCTGGCGGCCCTGCAGCTGCTTCTGGGCTGGTGGTTATGGACGCTGTTGGCCAGCGCTGATCGTGGCCGCATGCGATTACGGCTGCTGGGGATCGGAGCGGTTGGCTTGGCGCTCCTGCACGCTCTCGGTGTTGCGGCACTGGTCGGGATCGATCGTCCTGATGTCTCCAGGGACCCTCTGAATCTGGCTCTCTGGCAGCCCGCGATTCCCACCAGAGAGAAATTCAGTGCTGAGCGTCAGAGTCAGTTCCCCCGACTGCTACGGGCGGCACTGACCAGAGCTGAAGCTGAGGGGGCTGATCTGCTGATCGCCCCGGAGGGAACGTTGCCGCTGGATCGAGGGAATCTGCTGGTGGAGCCTGTCCCTCTGATCAGCGGTGGCTTTCGCTGGGTTGCGGGCCGTCAGCGCAGTGCTCTGCTGTTGCTGCAAGGAGATGATGCAACTCCTGGCGCTGTGATCGATAAGCATCGTCTGGTCCCCCTGGGGGAATGGACTCCGGCCTTGCCAGGCCTTGCGGGACTCTCCGCAGTGGGGGGGCTCGAATCTGGTGGGGCGTCCAGGCTCTGGCGCTGGGGAGGCCCTCCTGCCCAGGTCGCGATCTGTTACGAGATCTCCAACGGCACGGCCCTCGCCCGGGCGGCGGCGAGAGGGGGGCAATGGATCCTCACAGCCGCCAATCTGGACCCTTATCCCTTGCTGTTGCAGCAGCAGTTTCTGGCTCTGGCGCAATTGCGCAGTGTGGAGACGGCCCGACCGCTGGTGTCGGCAGCCAATACTGGTCCCACGGCTGCGATCAATGCCAAGGGACAGGTCACGTCTCGTTTGCCAGCGATGCGCCCTGGCCTGCTGACCGTGCAGGTGCAGCCCAGCAACGTTTTGACCCCCTATGCACGACTGCGCGATTGGCCCCTGGCGGGTCTTCTCTTGATCGCCGCCGCGACGCTCCTCAGGCCGAGGTCTGGATCAGTCCTCCCCCAAGAACAGCGTCACCGTCGTAGAACACCGCCGCCTGCCCAGGAGTGA
- a CDS encoding NAD(P)H-hydrate dehydratase, protein MHWPAVDADHLLVCSDQMLELEQQWLASGLPVAALMESVGQRMAEWCLQRPARLAQGVLVLVGPGHNGGDGLVLGRKLLERGIAVRLWAPLPLRQSLTREHWRHLLWLGVPVHKCEPDPADPALWIDALFGLGQTRPLPDQLAQLLQQRQLCAPGQLISLDCPSGLDSDSGVPLGAAGAVASDTLTVALIKRGLVQDAALPLAGTVHRIDPGVPPRLMACQTSPLVLQVGAPDLKTLQVPDERSTAMKYERGCLLLIAGSERYRGAAHLAVRGALASGAGSVRAALPKAVDQQLWQWAPEVVSEPAVECDDSGSLLWGPALERSDLSRLDAVLLGPGLGLMEGVWQGWAEPLLTFRGLLVLDADALNQLSGEGEGWRWFLKRMGPTWITPHSQEFERLFPGCDQGSPLDRAAAAAERSGAVVLLKGAHSVIADPSGSLRQLVGTDRQVARTGLGDLLAGLAGGWGARLQAAASPVDGAALAAAGLLHAQAARQCSRGSGALTIADQLTQLVRSTTRLGDALK, encoded by the coding sequence ATGCATTGGCCAGCTGTCGATGCTGATCATCTGCTGGTTTGCAGTGACCAGATGCTGGAGCTTGAGCAGCAGTGGCTGGCAAGCGGGCTGCCCGTCGCTGCCTTGATGGAATCGGTCGGCCAGAGGATGGCGGAGTGGTGTCTGCAGCGTCCCGCTCGTCTTGCCCAAGGGGTTTTGGTTCTTGTAGGGCCAGGCCATAACGGAGGCGATGGCCTGGTTCTGGGGCGAAAGTTGCTGGAGAGGGGCATTGCCGTGCGTCTCTGGGCACCGTTGCCCCTGCGACAGTCCCTGACCCGTGAGCACTGGCGGCACCTGCTGTGGCTTGGGGTGCCTGTGCATAAGTGCGAGCCTGACCCAGCCGATCCCGCCCTTTGGATCGACGCTCTCTTTGGTCTCGGCCAGACCCGCCCCCTTCCAGATCAGCTGGCGCAACTGTTGCAACAGCGTCAGCTCTGCGCACCCGGACAGCTGATCAGCCTGGATTGCCCGAGTGGTCTGGATAGCGATTCAGGCGTGCCGTTGGGAGCCGCCGGTGCCGTGGCTTCCGACACCCTCACTGTGGCTCTGATCAAGCGAGGACTGGTTCAGGACGCGGCTCTGCCCTTGGCTGGCACCGTGCATCGCATCGATCCAGGGGTACCGCCGCGGTTGATGGCCTGCCAGACCTCTCCCCTGGTGCTTCAGGTGGGGGCCCCAGACCTCAAGACCCTGCAAGTTCCTGATGAGAGAAGCACTGCGATGAAATATGAGCGCGGATGTTTGCTGCTCATCGCTGGCAGCGAGCGTTATCGCGGTGCGGCTCACCTGGCGGTGCGGGGGGCTTTGGCCAGTGGTGCCGGCAGTGTGCGGGCCGCTCTGCCGAAAGCGGTGGATCAACAGCTCTGGCAATGGGCCCCGGAAGTGGTCTCGGAGCCTGCAGTCGAGTGCGATGACAGTGGTTCACTGCTGTGGGGGCCTGCTCTGGAGCGGAGCGATCTCAGCCGGTTGGATGCCGTGCTGCTGGGGCCCGGTCTGGGACTGATGGAAGGGGTCTGGCAAGGCTGGGCCGAACCGTTGCTGACCTTCCGGGGCCTTTTGGTGCTGGATGCCGATGCGCTCAATCAACTGTCCGGGGAGGGTGAGGGGTGGCGCTGGTTCTTGAAGCGGATGGGACCCACCTGGATCACCCCCCACTCCCAGGAATTTGAACGTCTATTTCCCGGCTGCGATCAGGGTTCTCCGCTGGACCGCGCTGCAGCCGCCGCGGAACGCAGCGGTGCAGTGGTGTTGCTCAAAGGTGCACACAGCGTGATCGCGGACCCTTCGGGATCTTTACGTCAGTTGGTGGGTACGGATCGCCAGGTTGCTCGAACCGGGCTTGGGGATCTGTTGGCCGGCCTGGCCGGGGGGTGGGGAGCGCGACTGCAGGCTGCCGCCAGCCCTGTGGATGGGGCCGCTCTGGCAGCCGCGGGATTGCTGCATGCTCAGGCTGCTCGCCAATGCAGCCGCGGCAGTGGGGCACTCACCATTGCGGATCAACTCACGCAATTGGTGCGATCGACGACGCGATTGGGTGATGCTCTGAAGTAA
- a CDS encoding FKBP-type peptidyl-prolyl cis-trans isomerase — MRDILISSAVCVACLMVALVSQIVAPSTVIAAPPTTTAQTSTAQTSTAQTSTVQAAAQTADVQASTAMELDPDETNPTLFAMAPDSNQADASALGGAMSAEKPEITASGLRITDLVVGTGAAASSGQTVVVHYRGTLEDGRQFDASYDRGTPFSFPLGAGRVIKGWDEGVQGMKVGGKRKLVIPPDLGYGTRGAGGVIPPNATLIFEVELLEVKG; from the coding sequence GTGCGCGACATTCTGATCAGTTCTGCCGTCTGTGTGGCGTGCCTGATGGTGGCGCTGGTGAGTCAGATCGTGGCACCGTCCACCGTGATCGCCGCACCACCCACCACCACCGCTCAGACATCCACCGCTCAGACATCCACCGCTCAGACATCCACCGTGCAGGCAGCCGCTCAGACGGCTGACGTGCAGGCCTCCACGGCGATGGAACTGGACCCCGACGAGACCAACCCAACCCTCTTTGCCATGGCACCCGACTCCAATCAGGCTGATGCGTCCGCTCTCGGAGGCGCAATGAGTGCCGAAAAGCCTGAAATCACTGCCAGCGGTCTGCGGATCACCGATCTCGTGGTGGGGACCGGCGCCGCAGCCTCCTCCGGACAAACCGTGGTGGTGCATTACCGCGGGACCCTCGAGGACGGCCGTCAGTTCGACGCCAGCTACGACCGCGGCACCCCGTTCAGCTTCCCCCTCGGTGCTGGCCGGGTGATCAAGGGTTGGGACGAAGGTGTTCAGGGGATGAAAGTGGGCGGCAAGCGCAAGCTGGTGATTCCTCCCGATCTGGGTTACGGAACCCGTGGTGCCGGTGGTGTCATTCCCCCCAACGCCACGCTGATCTTTGAAGTGGAGTTGCTTGAAGTGAAAGGTTGA
- the mnmA gene encoding tRNA 2-thiouridine(34) synthase MnmA: protein MPAAFPVTAATPAGAEALNRLRHWPGEHRVAVGLSGGVDSSLTAALLVEAGWDVEGLTLWLMSGKGACCAEGLVDAAGICEQLEIPHHVVDSRDTFQREIVNGLIEGYQAGITPLPCSRCNRAVKFSPMLRWAQEERGLARIATGHYARLRFDDSSGRWRLLRGLDARKDQSYFLYDLTQDVLGRVVFPLGELTKPDTRLEAARHGLRTAAKPESQDLCLADHHGSMRAFLDAYLPPRQGEIVLQDGTVVGEHDGIEHFTIGQRKGLGIAWSEPLHVIRLDAAMNRVVVATRDQAGRSHCVVGAINWISIAPPAPGQRQKVQVQVRYRSAPVPAQLTTMEAEASDAAADRPHRCRLDFDEPQFSITPGQAAVFYDGDAVLGGGLIQTSA from the coding sequence ATGCCGGCCGCGTTTCCAGTCACAGCCGCCACGCCCGCAGGAGCTGAGGCCCTGAATCGATTGCGCCATTGGCCAGGGGAGCATCGTGTTGCCGTGGGCCTCTCCGGTGGTGTGGACAGCTCACTCACCGCAGCGCTGCTTGTTGAGGCCGGCTGGGACGTGGAAGGCCTCACCCTGTGGTTGATGAGCGGAAAGGGGGCCTGCTGTGCAGAAGGGCTGGTGGATGCCGCTGGGATCTGCGAGCAACTCGAGATTCCCCATCACGTGGTGGATTCACGTGACACTTTCCAGCGCGAAATCGTGAATGGCCTGATTGAGGGATATCAGGCCGGCATTACGCCCTTGCCCTGCTCACGCTGCAACCGGGCTGTGAAGTTCTCGCCAATGCTGCGGTGGGCCCAGGAGGAACGTGGTCTCGCCAGGATTGCCACCGGGCATTACGCACGGCTCCGTTTTGACGACAGCTCCGGCCGATGGCGACTGCTGCGCGGTCTCGATGCGCGCAAGGACCAGAGCTACTTCCTCTACGACCTCACCCAGGACGTCCTCGGCCGCGTGGTGTTCCCTCTTGGAGAACTCACCAAGCCCGACACCCGTCTGGAGGCCGCTCGCCATGGACTGCGTACAGCGGCGAAACCGGAAAGCCAAGACCTCTGCCTCGCCGATCACCATGGATCGATGCGGGCCTTTCTCGATGCATACCTGCCACCGCGTCAGGGGGAAATTGTTCTCCAGGATGGAACGGTTGTGGGAGAGCATGACGGCATCGAGCACTTCACCATCGGGCAGCGCAAAGGACTCGGCATCGCCTGGAGCGAGCCCCTGCATGTGATCCGCCTCGATGCCGCGATGAACCGCGTCGTCGTCGCCACTCGCGATCAGGCGGGGCGCAGCCATTGCGTTGTGGGCGCCATCAACTGGATCTCAATCGCTCCACCAGCACCAGGGCAGCGTCAAAAGGTGCAGGTGCAGGTGCGCTACCGCAGTGCTCCTGTTCCCGCCCAACTCACCACCATGGAGGCTGAGGCATCGGATGCTGCGGCCGACCGCCCCCATCGCTGCAGGCTTGACTTTGATGAGCCTCAGTTTTCGATCACTCCTGGGCAGGCGGCGGTGTTCTACGACGGTGACGCTGTTCTTGGGGGAGGACTGATCCAGACCTCGGCCTGA
- a CDS encoding phasin family protein: METANPLQQILLRGLGTTTLVAERLRGVTQEWVSSGRLDPSQASALVDDVLKALRGETPELEQQMGRNLERNRDNLLQDLGLPSQKEVDELRGRIDRLEQQLRQRERQD, encoded by the coding sequence ATGGAGACCGCCAACCCTCTCCAACAGATACTGCTCCGAGGCCTTGGCACCACCACCCTGGTGGCCGAACGCCTGCGTGGCGTGACCCAGGAGTGGGTGAGCAGTGGCCGTCTCGACCCCAGCCAGGCCTCGGCTCTGGTGGACGACGTTCTCAAAGCTCTGCGCGGGGAAACCCCTGAACTCGAGCAGCAGATGGGGCGCAATCTGGAGCGCAACCGCGACAATCTTCTGCAGGATCTGGGCCTTCCCAGCCAGAAGGAAGTTGATGAGCTGCGCGGCCGCATCGACCGACTGGAGCAGCAACTCCGCCAGCGCGAACGCCAAGACTGA
- the trpC gene encoding indole-3-glycerol phosphate synthase TrpC → MEIRRRPPNPKVQVAHLEYAIPHQDGEPRNILEKIVWEKDREIETSRQRMPLVQLKARVAELPPPLDFLGALRQAPLAPAVIAEVKKASPSKGVIREDFDPVAIAKAYAAGGASCLSVLTDRTFFQGGFDVLVAVREAVELPLLCKDFILSPHQLYQARAAGADAALLIAAILSDQDLAYLQKVAATLGLTVLVEVHDAEEMERVLTLGGFPLIGINNRDLTSFETDLATTESLSERFGDRLRAQGALLVSESGLFTRSDLNRVQRSGAGAVLVGEALMRQESVEQGLRDLIAG, encoded by the coding sequence ATGGAGATCCGTCGTCGACCGCCCAACCCGAAGGTTCAGGTGGCCCACCTCGAGTACGCCATCCCCCACCAGGACGGTGAGCCTCGCAACATTCTCGAGAAGATTGTCTGGGAGAAGGATCGTGAGATCGAGACGTCCCGCCAGCGCATGCCCCTCGTGCAGCTGAAGGCACGGGTTGCAGAACTGCCTCCACCGCTGGATTTTCTGGGAGCTTTGCGTCAGGCCCCTTTGGCTCCTGCTGTGATTGCTGAAGTCAAGAAGGCCAGTCCCAGCAAAGGCGTGATTCGTGAGGATTTCGATCCCGTGGCCATTGCCAAGGCCTATGCCGCTGGAGGGGCCAGTTGCCTGTCCGTGCTCACGGATCGAACCTTTTTTCAAGGCGGTTTCGATGTGCTGGTGGCTGTGCGCGAAGCCGTGGAACTGCCGCTGTTATGCAAGGACTTCATTCTCAGTCCGCATCAGCTGTATCAGGCGCGCGCGGCCGGTGCCGATGCCGCTCTGCTGATCGCAGCCATCCTTTCAGATCAGGATCTCGCCTATCTGCAGAAGGTGGCGGCCACCCTTGGTCTCACTGTTCTGGTGGAAGTGCACGATGCTGAGGAGATGGAGCGCGTCCTCACCCTTGGAGGCTTCCCGCTCATTGGAATCAATAATCGCGACCTAACCAGCTTTGAGACGGATCTGGCCACGACGGAGTCGCTTTCGGAACGGTTTGGTGATCGCCTGCGCGCGCAAGGTGCCCTTCTGGTCAGTGAGTCGGGTCTGTTCACTCGCTCCGATTTGAATCGCGTTCAACGCAGCGGTGCCGGTGCGGTGCTCGTTGGCGAAGCACTGATGCGCCAAGAGAGCGTGGAGCAGGGTCTGCGCGATTTGATCGCAGGCTGA